A window from Dromaius novaehollandiae isolate bDroNov1 chromosome 1, bDroNov1.hap1, whole genome shotgun sequence encodes these proteins:
- the ARHGEF5 gene encoding rho guanine nucleotide exchange factor 5: MEPEETSEGGTTPLEASSTTGEAWDSMVAKKEHNAPHTSVKMSASPSDSVKGGELNPPQDCLSAPGEAAEMLGRSSNPVQKVPAGPELEQSDAGPQRGLSEHEGEILSEEGGVDCSLKLNQVELAALESNQDSSFPSTVQDGLAHSSNIILQAVDLGTECPQCHAEHMALHSSDTQAQCLKSPLADAIPSQREPTKCFVVCKTTSEGHYKAEPFLDKILTESLQEVEATEEQQSTTKVVPATDAKPTSRVAAEDKPNTSEDAKESIRALQGQGGNTESSSSHHVSSTLTDDSQISSLHVERNILAGETRNSSMVKDQGTVMVPKQNSSVSESLHLEEDDHRKIESAPASPVGSAIQTKDAAIKMEEMNDSQHKQPRHKEPEQEGAVSELKQAEKEEEKKEFKEQNLQEKGKLELEPKDQKNKEGNELEQELQKEKLELGALSSAFSSETSIPRYKGDFCDLENGSVCSAKETAFLPGESVSVSQQPGEDVLLKAYVTAADSGCQPAAVSPLSSNSLNPVDETPMVPPHTCHTSDQVEDLEDSGRFSISGQDSAADWDDKTKLSKEDEHSDGNGKAVQKFDKRDAALCEGMAASFSAENSGASVPAYSSSGTKNLEPPDFIDAHSITENSGKAELHDFVPVMPLELTSGASTSGQHQEDDDGTPSVSCEECPGANLDKLLDSVEKPANQGAPLYVQDPASGETGILTTDPGEAYISHELLTSEEGFHKGLSGLSSFSVVYMSSPLEEESPPGGRGTVTFVAGPLESPQTPDRTSTPLSYPETIQHYQNPPEKVAVIQGSEMEENVAHEAQQMPLLDRCDWNVNQEEPGSRISSVLSTLTWPPEEAMVLTVNQQGPTLSPAPESSLPLVSKPDAKQLPHPPSHVPSPSQVQAPALNANHLAQTPNLDSNQPPAPVPYSSPHLNCAIDNNDLLAIPPAMSHPLQTVSAVSDSNTVASAPDAEVAEKDVLVPATKEWELCDSATQDTETSDDSGVSLLAKNFSAIGNEPLTSCSDTSPETMDQYMDIQCGKSSPDHNSWPSLEGLRMSMDSKNRDSVQPLPMLAFTNPIHFLQLSPTSPPSTRTTCKEEVSGEMQWEQQADIFSMDTKNISALAMITEKTEAERQVKQRLEGQEECLSVAQPKEEVTRHSPLEKSSSWPDKKMMRVVAQELGSSQENPIKRRVKSKDWHRQGLKRVSIPSDILQEISPVPSEEEAPKARREPPVSSETVIMREKKPADARENFKRRHSKLINSSRLLYQEYSDVVLNKAIQNQKRMDSFSEDIESSFPSSPRLRRKVLSPQDSYLQRLSVSSNASLWQDIPVIRGSRMLLNMSCDEQKLQEAKFELIMSEASYLRSLNVAVDHFQRSSELQAVLTNQERQWLFSRLQDVRDVSASFLFDLEEKFEEDMFTFHVCDVALKHAPEFRRVYLPYVTNQTYQEQTFQRLLNGNAGFQQVLERLESDPVCQRLSLKSFLILPFQRITRLKLLLQNILKRTRPGSEEEVQATQAYDALEKLIKDCNENVQRMKSTEELIYLSQKIEFECKIFPLISQSRRLVKCGELTALDFNTLSPKWKVTTRPIYLHLFNDCLLLSRPKEGGRFVVFDHAAFSDVRGEKCEMKLHGTNKNVFRLFLLQNYQGKRVEFLFRTETQSEKLRWISALAPPRGEPDLLECPDAPQVQCIRTYKARENDELALEKADIIMVMQSSTDGWMEGVKLSDRERGWFPSEHVELISSKHARQKNLKEEERVKNAKQQVFCNK; encoded by the exons ATGGAGCCTGAAGAAACCAGTGAGGGAGGTACCACTCCCCTGGAAGCCAGCAGCACCACTGGGGAGGCCTGGGATTCTATGGTAGCCAAAAAAGAACATAATGCTCCTCACACATCAGTCAAGATGAGCGCCAGCCCATCTGACTCTGTAAAGGGAGGAGAGCTCAACCCTCCCCAGGACTGCCTttctgctccaggggaagcagcagagatgctgggCAGATCCTCTAACCCCGTGCAAAAAGTGCCAGCAGGACCGGAACTGGAGCAAAGTGATGCAGGGCCTCAAAGAGGACTCTCAGAACATGAAGGAGAGATACTTTCAGAAGAGGGTGGAGTGGATTGTTCTCTCAAACTTAACCAAGTAGAGCTTGCTGCCCTGGAAAGCAACCAGGACTCTTCCTTTCCCAGCACGGTCCAGGATGGGCTGGCCCATAGCAGCAACATCATCCTGCAGGCTGTGGACCTTGGCACTGAATGTCCTCAGTGCCATGCAGAACACATGGCTCTTCACAGCTCAGATACTCAGGCCCAGTGTCTGAAATCTCCTTTGGCTGATGCCATTCCCTCTCAGAGAGAACCAACAAAGTGTTTCGTGGTGTGTAAAACCACTTCAGAGGGCCACTATAAGGCCGAGCCTTTTCTGGATAAGATCTTGACAGAGTCTTTGCAGGAGGTTGAAGCTACTGAAGAGCAACAAAGCACCACAAAAGTGGTACCAGCAACTGATGCAAAGCCTACCTCAAGGGTAGCAGCAGAAGACAAGCCTAACACTTCTGAAGATGCTAAGGAAAGCATAAGAGCACTGCAGGGTCAGGGAGGGAATACAGAGTCATCCTCTTCCCATCATGTGTCTTCCACCTTAACAGATGACAGTCAGATAAGTTCACTGCATGTAGAAAGAAACATCTTAGCTGGTGAGACAAGGAACAGCAGCATGGTCAAGGACCAGGGAACAGTGATGGTTCCTAAGCAAAATTCATCCGTTTCTGAAAGTCTTCATCTTGAAGAAGATGACCACAGAAAAATTGAGAGCGCACCTGCCTCTCCAGTAGGGAGTGCTATCCAAACAAAGGATGCTGctataaaaatggaagaaatgaatGATTCACAGCATAAGCAACCACGACACAAGGAACCAGAACAGGAGGGGGCAGTGTCTGAACTtaagcaggcagagaaagaagaggagaagaaagagttCAAAGAGCAGAATctgcaggaaaaaggaaaactagaGCTGGAGCCCAAAGATCAGAAAAACAAGGAAGGGAATGAGCTGGAACAagaactgcagaaggaaaagCTTGAACTGGGGGCTTTGTCATCAGCCTTCAGTTCAGAGACATCTATTCCCAGATACAAAGGAGACTTCTGTGATTTGGAGAATGGTTCTGTTTGCTCAGCTAAAGAAACAGCATTTCTTCCTGGGGAATCTGTCTCTGTGAGTCAGCAGCCTGGTGAAGATGTGCTGCTGAAAGCCTATGTCACAGCAGCAGATTCTGGATGTCAACCAGCTGCTGTCAGTCCTCTGTCATCAAATAGCCTGAACCCAGTGGATGAAACTCCCATGGTGCCCCCACACACATGCCATACCTCCGACCAGGTAGAAGACCTGGAAGACTCTGGCCGCTTTTCCATCAGCGGTCAGGATAGCGCAGCTGACTGGGATGacaaaacaaaactgagcaaGGAGGATGAGCACAGTGATGGAAATGGAAAGGCAGTCCAGAAGTTTGATAAAAGAGATGCAGCACTCTGTGAAGGAATGGCAGCATCCTTTAGTGCAGAGAACTCGGGAGCTTCTGTTCCAGCATACTCTTCCTCTGGTACCAAGAACTTGGAGCCACCTGATTTCATAGATGCTCATTCCATTACAGAAAATTCGGGAAAAGCTGAGCTTCATGACTTCGTTCCAGTTATGCCCTTAGAGCTCACCTCAGGAGCTTCAACATCTGGCCAACATCAAGAGGATGATGATGGAACACCCTCTGTCAGCTGTGAGGAATGTCCCGGTGCCAACCTGGACAAATTGCTAGATTCTGTAGAGAAGCCAGCCAACCAAGGTGCTCCTCTGTATGTGCAGGACCCAGCATCAGGGGAAACTGGTATTTTAACTACCGATCCAGGGGAGGCCTACATTTCTCATGAACTGCTTACCTCTGAGGAAGGCTTTCATAAAGGGCTTAGTGGCCTGTCTTCTTTCTCTGTAGTATACATGAGCTCTCCTCTGGAGGAGGAGAGCCCTCCTGGAGGTAGAGGGACAGTGACTTTTGTTGCAGGGCCTCTAGAATCACCCCAAACACCAGACAGGACTTCCACTCCCCTGAGCTACCCAGAGACAATTCAGCATTACCAAAACCCCCCAGAAAAGGTTGCTGTTATCCAAGGaagtgaaatggaagaaaatgtggCTCATGAGGCACAACAAATGCCTTTACTTGATCGGTGTGACTGGAATGTAAACCAAGAAGAACCTGGATCCAGAATCTCCAGTGTCCTGAGCACCCTAACTTGGCCCCCTGAAGAAGCTATGGTACTTACTGTGAACCAGCAAGGACCAACTCTCTCCCCTGCACCTGAATCAAGCCTACCTCTGGTATCTAAGCCTGATGCCAAACAGCTTCCACATCCTCCATCCCATGTCCCAAGCCCCAGCCAGGTTCAGGCCCCTGCACTTAATGCAAACCACCTTGCCCAGACTCCAAATCTTgacagtaaccagccaccagctCCTGTACCCTACTCTAGTCCACATCTAAACTGTGCTATAGACAATAATGACTTACTAGCCATTCCCCCTGCTATGAGCCACCCTCTCCAGACTGTCAGCGCTGTATCTGATTCTAACACTGTGGCCTCTGCTCCTGATGCAGAAGTGGCAGAGAAAGATGTCCTTGTTCCAGCAACTAAAGAGTGGGAGCTCTGTGACTCAGCTACCCAGGATACAGAGACTTCTGATGATTCAGGGGTCAGTCTGTTGGCCAAAAACTTTTCTGCCATTGGAAATGAGCCATTGACCagctgctctgacaccagccctGAAACAATGGATCAGTATATGGATATACAATGTGGAAAATCCTCACCTGACCACAACTCTTGGCCCTCACTGGAAGGCCTGAGAATGTCCATGGACTCCAAAAATAGAGACTCTGTACAGCCACTTCCGATGCTAGCATTCACCAATCCAATTCACTTCCTTCAGCTCAGCCCTACATCACCACCAAGCACCAGAACAACCTGCAAAGAGGAGGTCTCAGGGGAGATGCAGTGGGAGCAACAGGCAGACATCTTTAGCATGGACACAAAGAACATCTCAGCTCTGGCAATGattacagagaaaacagaagCTGAGAGGCAGGTCAAGCAAAGGCTGGAAGGACAAGAAGAATGCCTTTCAGTAGCTCAGCCAAAGGAGGAAGTGACCAGACATTCACCCTTGGAAAAATCATCAAGCTGGCCAGATAAAAAAATGATGAGGGTGGTTGCACAGGAGCTGGGATCCAGTCAAGAAAACCCAATTAAACGCCGAGTAAAAAGCAAGGACTGGCACCGGCAGGGCCTGAAAAGGGTATCAATACCATCAGACATCTTGCAGG AAATCTCTCCTGTCCCTTCAGAGGAAGAAGCGCCCAAGGCACGCAGGGAGCCACCAGTCAGTTCAGAAACAGTTATAATGCG AGAGAAGAAACCTGCAGATGCAAGGGAGAACTTCAAACGCCGTCACTCCAAACTGATCAACTCCT CAAGGTTGCTGTATCAGGAGTACAGTGATGTGGTTCTGAACAAGGCCATTCAGAACCAGAAGAGAATGGACTCTTTCTCAGAGGACATAGAGTCAAGTTTCCCGAGCTCCCCAAGGCTACGGAGGAAAGTGCTCTCTCCTCAGGACTCATATTTGCAACGTCTGTCGGTCTCATCTAATGCATCCCTCTGGCAGGACATCCCCGTGATACGGGGCAGCAGAATGCTACTCAACATGTCCTGTGATGAGCAGAAGCTGCAAGAG gCCAAGTTTGAGTTGATAATGTCTGAGGCTTCATACCTGCGCAGTTTAAATGTGGCAGTGGATCACTTCCAGCGATCATCAGAGCTCCAGGCCGTGCTCACTAATCAGGAGCGTCAGTGGCTTTTTTCCCGTCTTCAGGATGTACGAGATGTCAGTGCCAG TTTCCTCTTTGACTTGGAGGAGAAATTTGAGGAGGACATGTTCACCTTCCATGTGTGTGATGTGGCTCTGAAGCACGCCCCTGAGTTCCGGAGGGTATATCTACCATATGTAACAAACCAGACATACCAGGAGCAAACCTTCCAGCGGTTACT AAATGGAAATGCAGGCTTCCAACAAGTCCTGGAGAGACTGGAAAGTGATCCAGTGTGCCAGCGCCTCTCACTTAAATCCTTCCTCATCCTCCCTTTCCAGCGCATCACTCGACTCAAACTCCTCCTACAG AATATTCTGAAGAGAACCCGGCCTGGATCTGAGGAGGAAGTGCAAGCAACACAAGCTTACGATGCACTTGAGAAG CTCATCAAGGATTGCAATGAAAATGTCCAGCGCATGAAAAGCACTGAAGAGCTGATCTACCTCAGCCAGAAGATTGAATTTGAGTGCAAG ATATTCCCACTCATCTCACAATCAAGGCGACTTGTGAAGTGTGGTGAGTTGACAGCACTGGACTTCAACACCCTGAGTCCAAAATGGAAAGTCACCACCCGCCCCATCTACCTACATCTCTTCAATGACTGCTTGCTCCTGTCCCGGCCAAAGGA GGGTGGACGTTTCGTTGTGTTTGACCATGCTGCTTTCTCAGATGTGCGTGGGGAGAAGTGTGAGATGAAACTGCATGGAACAAACAAAAACGTCTTCCGCCTCTTTCTACTTCAGAATTACCAGGGCAAGAGAGTGGAGTTTCTGTTCCGTACAGAGACACA AAGTGAGAAGCTGCGGTGGATCTCTGCTTTGGCTCCTCCGCGAGGGGAACCGGACCTCCTGGAGTGTCCTG ATGCACCACAAGTTCAATGCATAAGGACCTACAAGGCTCGAGAAAATGATGAGCTGGCTTTGGAGAAAGCAGATATCATCATGGTTATGCAGAGCAGCACTGATG GATGGATGGAAGGAGTGAAACTTTCTGACAGGGAGAGAGGCTGGTTCCCCTCAGAACATGTGGAGTTGATCTCCAGCAAACATGCACGGCAGAAGAACCTGAAGGAGGAAGAACGTGTGAAGAATGCTAAGCAGCAGGTCTTCTGCAATAAATAA